Below is a window of Cytobacillus firmus DNA.
TCCGAGAAATTAAGATTTACACCGGCAGATTGCTCGCCATCTCTTAATGTAGTATCAAATATTTTAATTATTGCCACTTACGACCACTTCTTTCTTCTTGCTGCTATTAACAAACGGCATCATTTTACGGAGTTCTCTTCCCACCTGCTCGATCGGGTGCTCATTTTCTCTCTGATTTACGGCATTGAATACCGGTCTATTTGCCTGGTTCTCCAAAATCCACCCTTTTGCAAAATTCCCTTCCTGGATATCTTTCAGCACTGCCTTCATTTCTTCTTTCACTCTTGCGTCAACTACCCGTGGGCCGCTGACAAAATCTCCCCATTGAGCTGTATCTGAGATGGAATAGCGCATTCCTTCAAGGCCGCCTTCATACATAAGGTCAACAATGAGTTTTAGTTCATGTAAACATTCAAAGTATGCCAGTTCCGGCTGATAGCCTGCTTCTGTCAGAGTCTCAAATCCTGCCTTCACCAATGAAGTCAGCCCTCCGCACAACACTGCCTGTTCGCCAAATAAATCTGTCTCGGTTTCTTCTTTAAAAGTCGTTTCCAGGGCACCTGCACGTAGAGATCCAATGGCTTTAGCGTAAGCAAGGGCCAGTTCCTTTGCTTCCCCTGTAACGTCCTGATGGACTGCAAACAAGGCTGGAACACCTGCATCCTGCTCATATGTTCTTCTGACTAAATGGCCTGGTCCTTTCGGTGCTACAAGCAGTACATCACATTCTTTTGGAGGCACGATCTGATTAAAATGAATATTAAATCCATGGGCAAACATTAATGCCTGGCTTGATAGATTGGGTTCGATTTCTTCCTTGTATACCTTTGGCTGGAGTTCATCCGGCAATAAGATCATCACTACATCAGATTGAGCAGCTGCCTCACCGACCGGATATACCTGGAAACCGTCTTCTTCTGCTTTTTCCCATGACTTCCCTTTCCGCAGGCCGATGACAACCTCAACCCCGCTGTCCCTCATATTTAACGCATGTGCATGTCCTTGGGATCCATATCCGATGACCGCTACCTTCTTTCCGTTTAAATACGCTGCATTTGCATCTCCGTTATAATACATTTTCGCCATGTTTTATCTCCCTCTCCGAATAAGTTTTTTATATTTATAATGGTTTTTTTAAACAATAGAGTATGACTTGGACTGCTGTGAAGTACGCTGTGTT
It encodes the following:
- the ilvC gene encoding ketol-acid reductoisomerase; translated protein: MAKMYYNGDANAAYLNGKKVAVIGYGSQGHAHALNMRDSGVEVVIGLRKGKSWEKAEEDGFQVYPVGEAAAQSDVVMILLPDELQPKVYKEEIEPNLSSQALMFAHGFNIHFNQIVPPKECDVLLVAPKGPGHLVRRTYEQDAGVPALFAVHQDVTGEAKELALAYAKAIGSLRAGALETTFKEETETDLFGEQAVLCGGLTSLVKAGFETLTEAGYQPELAYFECLHELKLIVDLMYEGGLEGMRYSISDTAQWGDFVSGPRVVDARVKEEMKAVLKDIQEGNFAKGWILENQANRPVFNAVNQRENEHPIEQVGRELRKMMPFVNSSKKKEVVVSGNN